A window of Verrucomicrobiia bacterium genomic DNA:
AGGCCTGCCTGCTCGCCGCGCAACACGGCGTCGAGATCTGCCCGACCTGGAACAAATCCAACCGCGAGCACAACATCATCGGCTCCGAGCCGGCGAGCGTGCGCGCCGCCGCCGAGGCGGCGGTCAAAGCCGCCGGGTGGAAAAAACCGTTCTACGTGGACGCCGACCACATCGGGCTGAAGACCGTGGACCGCTTCGTGGCGGTGTCGGACTTCTTCACGATTGATGTGGCCGACTACATCGGCAAACCCGCCGCGGCGGGCGCGGTGCAGGCGTTTACGGACCGGCATCCGGAACTGGCCGGCCAGGTGCAGATTGCGGGCATTGACCGGCCGTTTGACATTTCCCGCGCCGAAGTCGAGCGCATCGCGGGCAAGTATCTCCTCGCGGCACAGGAAGCCGGCAAGGTCTATCAGCACATCGTTCATGCGAAGAACGGCACGCCGTTCGTCACGGAGGTTTCGATGGACGAAACCGATTCGCCGCAGACGCCGCCCGAGCTGCTCATCATTCTCGCGGCTATTGCGGACGAGAAGATCCCGATCCAAACCATCGCGCCAAAGTTCACGGGGCGCTTCAACAAGGGCGTGGATTACGTGGGCGACGTGAAACAGTTCGAGAAGGAGTTCAACGACGACCTCCGCGTCATCGCGCACGCGATCAAACGCTACGGCCTGCCGGACACGCTCAAGCTCAGCGTCCATTCGGGCAGCGACAAGTTTTCGATCTATCCGGCCATCAGCCGCGCGTTAAAGCAGCACGGCTGCGGTGTCCACGTGAAGACGGCGGGCACGACGTGGCTGGAGGAAGTCATCGGCCTCGCCGAACACGGCGGCGAGGGTTTGAAACTCGCGAAAGAGATTTATGCCGGGGCCTTGGCGCACATTGACGAACTCTGCGCGCCGTATGCCACGGTGATTGACATCGATCGTGCCAAGCTGCCGACGGCGGCGGAGGTGAACGGGTGGACGAGCGAGCAATACGTCCGCGCGCTGCGCCACAACCAGGCCGATCCGCAGTTCAACCCAAGCCTGCGGCAGTTGATCCACGTCGGCTTCAAGGTCGCGGCCAAGATGGGGCCGCGTTACTTGAAGCTGCTGGAGGAATGTGAAGCCACGGTGGCGCGTAACGTCACGGGCAACCTGTTCGAGCGCCACATCAAGCCGCTGTTCCTGGCGCAGTAAAACAGGGGCGGATCACGACCGGCCGGCGCGGGTTGTTCCCCGTGGCCGGCCGTTTGTTTGGCGGCGCTTGCTTCGGGTCGGGGCGCGGGGCAATCTGCCGCATCATGGTGCGATACGGCAGATTCATCGTCCTCGCGTTGTTGGCGTTGCGGGGCTGGCTGGCCGGGGCGGCGGAGGCGCCGTCGGAAGCGCCGTTCATCGTGGATGTGTGGGGCACTTCAGCGCGCCGGCCGGAGAAGCGGCTGCCGCAGAGTTCGGTCATTTCCATCATCCAGGCGCACGATGGGTATCTCTGGCTGGGCACGCTGAATGGGCTGGTCCGGTTTGACGGCAACCGCTTTACGCCTTTCGATGAGAGCAACACGCCGGGGCTGCCCAACAATGCGATTGTCTATCTTTTCGAGGACAGCCGTGGCTGGCTTTGGGTGGGCACGGACAGTGGCGGCGTGGTGCTGGTGCGGGACGGATTGGTGACGCCGCTGGGCATCGGCCAGGGTTCGAGCAGCAGCAAACTCATGTCCGCCTGCGAGGATGCGTCCGGCGGGGTGTGGCTTTACCTCGCGGACGGGCAGTTGTGGCGCTACGCGAACGGCGCGGCGGTGCGGGTGGATTTTCCGAGCGCCAGCGGCTGTCGGTCCGTGATCGCCGAACCGGGCGGGCCGGTGTGGGTCACGATGGATGACACCAATCAAGTGGCGGTGGGGCCGCTGTCGGCAGCCAACCAGGCCAGGCTTCCTTTTTTGCAGGAATTACCGGCGGAACACAAAATCGACTTCCTGCTCGCCAGCCGTCGGCAGGGTTACTGGCGGTTCGCGGACAATCGCATTGAAAAGTGGACCACCAATCACCTGGACCGGTCGCTGGGTGAATATCCCTGGTTGAGCGTTCCGGACGGGACGCGCATCACCTCCGCCACGGAGGATTTGGATGGCAATTTGATCGTGGGTGTTTTGAACGCCGGCGTCTATTGGTTTAACGCCACCGGCCAGGTAACCCGCATTTCCACGGCGCAAGGGCTGTCGCATGCCGGTGTGCTTTCCGTGTGCGTGGACCGCGAGGGCGATTTGTGGGTGGGCACGGACGGCGGGGGATTGAACCGGTTCAAACGCCGCCTCGGCGAGGTTCTGTCGGGCACCGCGGGCAAGGTGGTGCAATCCGTCTGCGAGGACACGAACCGCAACTTGTGGGTCGGCTTCAACGGCGGCGGCATCATGCGCTGGAGCGCGGGGCAAATCCGCACCTTCGGGTATCGTGAGGGGAAGTTCACGCCCGAAGACGGTTTGTTCAGCCCGAATGTGCTGTCGGTGTTCGCGGATCATTCCGGCCAGATTTGGAGCGGCACGCGCGGACCGGGCGGTTTGTATCAGTTCCGCGACGAGCATTTTCAACTGCTTACCGTTGCCGGTGCCATGGGGCAGGATGTTTCGGCCATTCATCAGGATCGCGCCGGGGTGATTTGGTTCGGCACGTCCATTGGCGTGGCTGGATGGAACGGGGGCACGTGGAAAACCTTCACGACGCGGGAAGGCCTGTCCGCCGATGCCGTGCGCGCGATTGCCGACGATGCGAATGGCGACCTCTGGGTCGGCACGGCCGGCGGCGGCCTCAACCAGATCTCCGGCACCAACTGCGTCGTCTTCCGCAAGTCGGCCGAGGGCCTGCCGGGGGACAATATTTCCGCCCTGCTGGCCGAGGCCGACGGCACGTTGTGGGTCGGGACAGGCAGCGGGCTGGCGCGGTTCAAGGGAGGCAGGTGGACCCGTTACACCACCCGGGATGGCCTTGCGAGCGACAGCATTTGCTACCTGGCCGAGGATGATCAGGGCAGCCTGTGGATTGGCTCGAACGCCGGGCTGATGCGCGTCACCAAAAAATCACTGGACGATTTCGCGGCCGGCCAAACGACGACGCTGGTCTGCCGCACGTATGACGAGGCGGACGGTTTGCCGACCAGTGAATGCACTTCGGGTTCCCAGCCGGCGGCGGTGCGCACGCACTCGGGAAAGCTCTGGTTCCCCACCATCCGCGGCCTGGTCGGCATCAATCCCGCCGCGTTGAGGCAGAACACCAATGTGCCGCCGGTGGCGATCGAGTCCGTCCTGATTGAAGGACACGAGCAGTTGACCAACGGTCTGCGGGCACCGTTGCCGGCGCAGGTCACCGTGCCACCGGCAGCGGAGCGGCTGGAGATTCAGTTTACCAGCCTGAACCTCGCGGCGCCGGAACGGGCGGTGTTCCGCTACCAGTTGGAGGGGCACGAGGCCACGCCGACGGAAACGCGCAACGAACGGGTGGCGCGCTACATCAAGCTGCCGCCGGGCCATTACCGGTTCCACGTCTGGGCGGCGAACGAAGACGGCGTCTGGAATCAGACGGGCTGTTCGCTCGCCGTCGTGGTGCTGCCGCCGTTCTGGCGGACCTGGTGGTTTGTGACGCTCAGTTCGCTGGTTCTGCTCGGCGCGATTGTGGGGGTGGTTTATTGGATTTCCACCCAGCGCCTGCAACGGCAACTGGCCCTGTTGCGGCAGAAGGAGGCGCTGGAACGCGAACGCTCCCGCATCGCCCGCGACCTGCATGATCAACTCGGCGCCAACCTCACGCGGGTGTCGTTGCTCGGGGAATTGATCGAAAGCGACAAGGACGAGCCGGCGGAAGTGGAGACGCACGCGCGGCAGATTTCCAAAACCGCGGGTGAAACCTCGCGGGCGTTGGATGAAATCGTCTGGGCCGCCAACCCGGCCAACGACACGCTCGAAGGCCTCGTCAACTATGTCTGCAAATATGCGCAGGAATTCCTGACCACCGCCGGGCTGCGCTGCCGGCTGGATGTTCCCGCGCAATTGCCCGCCACGTCGATTCCGCCGGATTTCCGCCATAACGTGTTCCTCGTGGCCAAGGAGGCCGTGAACAACGTCGTGAAGCACGCGCAGGCCACGGCCGTGCGCGTGCAGATCAAACTCGACGGTGGCCGGCTGCTGGTGGAGGTTGAGGACGACGGCCGCGGGCCGGGCGGCGCCGCCTCGGCCGCGGGCCGGGGCAGAAATGGGTTGCGAAACATGACCCGGCGCATGGAGGATGTCGGCGGCAGTTTTTCGATCACCCCGGCGCCGCGCAAAGGCACCCTGGTCCGGTTTGCGGCGCCGCTGAATCGTTCTTGAGATACCATGCCCATCACCGTTGCCATCGTGGAAGACAACGCCGATTTGCGCGGCACCCTGGCGCGTATCCTGAATCGCGCGCCCGGCCATCAATGCGTCGGCCAGTATGGCGATGCCGAATCTGCCCTGAAGGGCCTGCCGAAGGACACGCCGCAGGTGGTGCTCATGGACATCAACCTGCCCGGCATGAACGGTGTGGAATGCGTCCGCCGGCTCAAGCAAC
This region includes:
- a CDS encoding two-component regulator propeller domain-containing protein; this encodes MVRYGRFIVLALLALRGWLAGAAEAPSEAPFIVDVWGTSARRPEKRLPQSSVISIIQAHDGYLWLGTLNGLVRFDGNRFTPFDESNTPGLPNNAIVYLFEDSRGWLWVGTDSGGVVLVRDGLVTPLGIGQGSSSSKLMSACEDASGGVWLYLADGQLWRYANGAAVRVDFPSASGCRSVIAEPGGPVWVTMDDTNQVAVGPLSAANQARLPFLQELPAEHKIDFLLASRRQGYWRFADNRIEKWTTNHLDRSLGEYPWLSVPDGTRITSATEDLDGNLIVGVLNAGVYWFNATGQVTRISTAQGLSHAGVLSVCVDREGDLWVGTDGGGLNRFKRRLGEVLSGTAGKVVQSVCEDTNRNLWVGFNGGGIMRWSAGQIRTFGYREGKFTPEDGLFSPNVLSVFADHSGQIWSGTRGPGGLYQFRDEHFQLLTVAGAMGQDVSAIHQDRAGVIWFGTSIGVAGWNGGTWKTFTTREGLSADAVRAIADDANGDLWVGTAGGGLNQISGTNCVVFRKSAEGLPGDNISALLAEADGTLWVGTGSGLARFKGGRWTRYTTRDGLASDSICYLAEDDQGSLWIGSNAGLMRVTKKSLDDFAAGQTTTLVCRTYDEADGLPTSECTSGSQPAAVRTHSGKLWFPTIRGLVGINPAALRQNTNVPPVAIESVLIEGHEQLTNGLRAPLPAQVTVPPAAERLEIQFTSLNLAAPERAVFRYQLEGHEATPTETRNERVARYIKLPPGHYRFHVWAANEDGVWNQTGCSLAVVVLPPFWRTWWFVTLSSLVLLGAIVGVVYWISTQRLQRQLALLRQKEALERERSRIARDLHDQLGANLTRVSLLGELIESDKDEPAEVETHARQISKTAGETSRALDEIVWAANPANDTLEGLVNYVCKYAQEFLTTAGLRCRLDVPAQLPATSIPPDFRHNVFLVAKEAVNNVVKHAQATAVRVQIKLDGGRLLVEVEDDGRGPGGAASAAGRGRNGLRNMTRRMEDVGGSFSITPAPRKGTLVRFAAPLNRS
- a CDS encoding tagaturonate epimerase family protein → ACLLAAQHGVEICPTWNKSNREHNIIGSEPASVRAAAEAAVKAAGWKKPFYVDADHIGLKTVDRFVAVSDFFTIDVADYIGKPAAAGAVQAFTDRHPELAGQVQIAGIDRPFDISRAEVERIAGKYLLAAQEAGKVYQHIVHAKNGTPFVTEVSMDETDSPQTPPELLIILAAIADEKIPIQTIAPKFTGRFNKGVDYVGDVKQFEKEFNDDLRVIAHAIKRYGLPDTLKLSVHSGSDKFSIYPAISRALKQHGCGVHVKTAGTTWLEEVIGLAEHGGEGLKLAKEIYAGALAHIDELCAPYATVIDIDRAKLPTAAEVNGWTSEQYVRALRHNQADPQFNPSLRQLIHVGFKVAAKMGPRYLKLLEECEATVARNVTGNLFERHIKPLFLAQ